A window of Cellulomonas wangleii genomic DNA:
TGCGTGGTGCCGGGCACCCGCGCGGGGACCCCCGACACGAGCCGGGAGGCGAGCGCGGCCGGCAGCCCGGAGGGCAGCGTGGCGGGGTCGGCCGTGAGGGTCCAGCCCTCGGCGAGGACGTCGTCGGTCATGTCGGCTCCCGGTCCGCGGCTCCGGTGGCCACGCGTCGCGCGCGGCAGGTCGGCGTCGACCCGGGGAGCGACACCCATTGTTAGGCGACCGAAATAAGCAAGTCAACGACATAGGGTGGGCGCGATCACAACGGAGGTGAGCGGTGCCAGAGCGTCCCGACGACGAGACGACCCCGACGAGCGACCGGGGGGACCGGCAGCCACCCGAGCGACCGGACGAGCTGCTGCACCTGCGCGCAGCCGGCGTCAGCCTCGTCCTGGACCTCGCCGGCCTGCCGCGCGTGCTGCACTGGGGCGCCGACCTCGGCCCCCTCGACGGCGACGCGCTCGCGGACCTGCGGCTCGCCGGCCGCCCGGCACTCATGGGGTTCCCCGTCGACGGCGGCGTGGTGCCCGGCGTGCTGCCGCTGCAGGCGGACGGCTGGCTCGGCACCCCGGGCCTGACGGGCTCGCGCGCCGGCCGCTCCTGGTCGCCGGACTTCCGCGCCGGGGTCCCGCAGCTGACGCGCACGGGCGACGGCGGTGCCGTGCTCGTCGTGCCCGCCACCGACCCGGCCACCGCGCTGGCGCTCGAGCTCGTGCTCGAGCTCACGCCGCAGGGGCTCGTCCGGCAGCGCGCCACGCTCACCAACGCGGGCGACGACGTCTACGAGCTCGGCGGGCTGCTGCTCACCCTGCCGGTCCCGGTCCGGGCGACCACGCTGCTCGACTTCGGCGGGCACTGGGCGCGCGAGCGGTCACCGATCCGCACGGAGTTCACGCACGGCACGCGACTGCGCGAGAACCGCCGCGGACGCACCGGGTTCGACACCCCGTACGTGCTGGTCGCCGGGACCGAGGACCTCGCGCACCGCCGCGGCGAGGCGTGGGGCTGGCACGTCGCCTGGTCCGGGAACCACCGCAGCCTCGCGGAGCGCACGCACTACCACCCCGGGCTGCTGGGCGGCGGCGAGCTGCTGGCACCCGGCGAGGTCCGGCTGCAGCCCGGCGCGTCCTACACGAGCCCGTGGGTGTACGGCGCGTACGGCGAGCAGGGGCTGGACTCCCTCGCCTCGCGGTTCCACACCTGGCTCCGTGCGCGTCCGCAGCACCCGCACAGCCCGCGCCCGGTCACGCTCAACACGTGGGAGGCGGTCTACTTCCAGCACGACCTGGGCCGGCTCGTCGAGCTGGCGGACGCGGCGGCGGCCGTCGGGGCGGAGCGCTTCGTCCTGGACGACGGGTGGTTCGGCTCGCGACGTGACGACCGCCGGGGCCTCGGCGACTGGTACGTGTCCGACGAGGTGTGGCCCGACGGGCTGCACCCGCTCATCGAGCACGTGACCGGGCTGGGCATGCAGTTCGGGCTCTGGGTCGAGCCGGAGATGGTCAACCCCGACTCGGACCTCGCGCGTGCCCACCCCGACTGGATGCTGCGCCTGCCGGACCGCCTCCCGGGCGCCGCACGGTGGCAGCAGGTGCTCGACCTCGCGCGCCCCGAGGTGTTCGACCACATCCTCGGACGGCTCGACGCGCTGCTCAGTGAGAACGACATCGCGTACCTCAAGTGGGACCACAACCGTGACCTCGTCGACGCCGGTCACGGGTCCGACGGCGTGCCCGGCGTGCACGGGCAGACGCTCGCCGTCTACCGCCTCCTCGACGCGCTGCGCGCGCGTCATCCGCGCGTCGAGATTGAGTCCTGCTCCTCCGGCGGTGCCCGGGTCGACCTGGAGATCCTCCAGCGCACCGACCGGGTCTGGGGGTCGGACTGCATCGACGCGCTCGAGCGACGCGCCATTCAGCCGTGGACGAACCTGCTCATCCCGCTGGAGCTCATCGGTGCGCACATCGGCTCCGGGACGGCCCACAGCACGGGCCGCAGCGCCACCCTCGGCTTCCGGGCCGGCACCGCGCTGTTCGGCCACCTGGGCATCGAGTGGGACCTGCGGGAGGCCGACGAGGCGCAGCGCGCGGAGCTGGCGGCGTGGGTCGCGCTGTACAAGGAGGTGCGTGGTCTGCTGCACACCGGGGTCAGCGTGCACGCCGACCTGCCGGACCCGGCGTTCGAGGTGCACGGGGTGGTCGCCCAGGACGGGTCCGACGCGCTGTTCGCCGTCGCCGCGGTGGCGTCGTCCGCGCAGATGCCCGCGAACGCGGTGCCGCTGCCCGGCCTCGACCCCGACGCGACGTACCACGTGCGGCCCCAGGCTCCGGGCGACGTCATCACCCA
This region includes:
- a CDS encoding alpha-galactosidase; this encodes MPERPDDETTPTSDRGDRQPPERPDELLHLRAAGVSLVLDLAGLPRVLHWGADLGPLDGDALADLRLAGRPALMGFPVDGGVVPGVLPLQADGWLGTPGLTGSRAGRSWSPDFRAGVPQLTRTGDGGAVLVVPATDPATALALELVLELTPQGLVRQRATLTNAGDDVYELGGLLLTLPVPVRATTLLDFGGHWARERSPIRTEFTHGTRLRENRRGRTGFDTPYVLVAGTEDLAHRRGEAWGWHVAWSGNHRSLAERTHYHPGLLGGGELLAPGEVRLQPGASYTSPWVYGAYGEQGLDSLASRFHTWLRARPQHPHSPRPVTLNTWEAVYFQHDLGRLVELADAAAAVGAERFVLDDGWFGSRRDDRRGLGDWYVSDEVWPDGLHPLIEHVTGLGMQFGLWVEPEMVNPDSDLARAHPDWMLRLPDRLPGAARWQQVLDLARPEVFDHILGRLDALLSENDIAYLKWDHNRDLVDAGHGSDGVPGVHGQTLAVYRLLDALRARHPRVEIESCSSGGARVDLEILQRTDRVWGSDCIDALERRAIQPWTNLLIPLELIGAHIGSGTAHSTGRSATLGFRAGTALFGHLGIEWDLREADEAQRAELAAWVALYKEVRGLLHTGVSVHADLPDPAFEVHGVVAQDGSDALFAVAAVASSAQMPANAVPLPGLDPDATYHVRPQAPGDVITHGWKAPWWTPQGVRATGRVLEQVGVRAPHLSPERLVLVRATRVD